A genomic segment from Bradyrhizobium sp. CB1015 encodes:
- a CDS encoding DUF3147 family protein: MTEYLVRFVAGGLIVSVFAIFGDMLRPKSFAGLLGAAPSVALATLGIAVVQHGPQYAAAQSWTMIYGAVALACYSVVVCHLLMRFRLGALPATILAFAAWLVVAFGLLASLGGAA, translated from the coding sequence ATGACCGAATATCTCGTGCGCTTCGTCGCCGGCGGCCTGATCGTATCCGTCTTCGCGATCTTCGGTGACATGCTGCGGCCAAAGAGCTTTGCCGGGCTGCTCGGTGCAGCGCCGTCGGTGGCACTGGCTACTCTCGGCATCGCCGTGGTCCAGCACGGCCCGCAATATGCTGCGGCCCAGAGCTGGACGATGATCTATGGCGCCGTCGCGCTCGCCTGCTACAGCGTCGTGGTCTGCCACCTCCTGATGAGGTTCCGTCTCGGCGCGCTTCCAGCAACGATCCTCGCCTTTGCCGCATGGCTCGTGGTCGCCTTCGGCCTGCTCGCCAGCTTGGGAGGTGCGGCCTGA
- a CDS encoding phosphatase PAP2 family protein, which produces MALVTVKPTRIDTAIANEIAHNTNSGLEHAAQAMTWGADEHVLVALAAAGWLYTRLRHPQQRPVADHVLIVSLVTAVLPHVLKSVFDQTRPDRLTVSGHWRGVPFSGRARDAFPSGHAVHMGALASAAGLLPSDRRGLARSLAVVLSLTRVALLAHWASDVVAGFTLGIVVERLLRPFTLATSRQRRREGSEGQP; this is translated from the coding sequence ATGGCCTTAGTAACAGTCAAACCCACCCGGATCGATACGGCGATCGCCAACGAGATCGCGCACAATACCAACTCGGGGCTCGAGCATGCCGCCCAGGCCATGACCTGGGGCGCCGACGAGCATGTCCTGGTCGCACTCGCAGCAGCGGGATGGCTCTACACCCGCCTCAGGCATCCGCAGCAGCGTCCCGTTGCCGATCACGTCCTGATCGTGTCGCTGGTGACGGCCGTGTTGCCGCACGTCTTGAAATCCGTGTTCGATCAGACGAGGCCCGACCGGCTGACGGTGAGCGGCCACTGGCGCGGTGTTCCCTTTTCGGGGCGGGCCCGCGACGCATTTCCCTCGGGTCACGCTGTGCATATGGGTGCCCTTGCCTCGGCCGCAGGCCTGTTGCCGTCTGACCGGCGCGGCCTGGCGCGCTCGCTTGCCGTGGTGCTGTCCCTGACGCGCGTCGCGCTGCTCGCGCACTGGGCCAGCGACGTCGTGGCAGGCTTCACACTCGGCATCGTCGTCGAGCGATTGCTCAGGCCCTTCACGCTGGCGACGTCACGGCAGCGGCGGCGCGAGGGCTCGGAGGGACAGCCATGA
- a CDS encoding DUF4142 domain-containing protein translates to MKRTIIALACMVLAGPALAQSLGEKTGVNSALGVAPATADFVTQVAVSDMFEIESGKLAQQKGNAEEKTFAQQMITDHTKTSSELKGLVGNGKVQATLPTALDSSHQSKIDKLKNASGKDFSSDYNSYQVSAHEDAVSLFERYAKGGDNAALKDWAGKTLPALKHHLDMAKNLGRAPSVGQSK, encoded by the coding sequence ATGAAACGCACAATCATCGCTCTTGCCTGCATGGTTCTCGCAGGCCCCGCCCTCGCCCAGTCGCTCGGCGAAAAGACCGGCGTGAATTCGGCGCTCGGCGTTGCGCCTGCGACAGCCGACTTCGTGACCCAGGTCGCGGTCAGCGACATGTTCGAGATCGAATCAGGCAAGCTCGCCCAGCAGAAGGGCAACGCGGAGGAGAAAACCTTCGCGCAGCAGATGATCACCGATCACACCAAGACGAGCAGCGAGCTCAAGGGACTGGTCGGCAATGGCAAGGTGCAGGCCACGCTGCCGACCGCGCTCGACAGCTCGCATCAGAGCAAGATCGACAAGCTCAAGAATGCGAGCGGCAAGGATTTCAGCTCGGACTACAATTCCTATCAAGTCAGCGCGCATGAAGATGCCGTGTCGCTGTTCGAGCGTTACGCCAAGGGCGGCGACAATGCCGCACTCAAGGATTGGGCCGGCAAGACGCTCCCGGCGTTGAAGCACCACCTCGACATGGCCAAGAACCTCGGCAGGGCGCCGAGCGTCGGCCAATCCAAGTAA
- a CDS encoding thiamine pyrophosphate-requiring protein, with translation MSQTVSDFIIQRLHQWGVRHIFGYPGDGINGVFGAMNRAGGKIGFVQARHEEMAAFMATAYAKFSGELGVCVATSGPGASHLVTGLYDALLDHQPVLAIVGQQSRNALGGHYQQELDLLSMFKDVAGAYVMQASSPAQVRHLIDRSVRIALARRTPTVIILPNDLQEEPYEDPPRVHGTLHSGVGYSPPKVIPRDAELDRAADILNAGKKVAMLVGAGALRATDEVIAVADRLSAGCAKALLGKAALPDDLPWVTGSIGLLGTEPSYNMMMECDTLLMVGSAFPYAEFLPQEDSARGVQIDIDAGMMSIRFPMEVGLVGDAAETLRALLPRLKPKSDGAWRQSIQEDVATWWKTLDDRAHQPAAPVNPQLVAWELSPRLPDRAIITSDSGSCANWFARDLKMRRGMTASLSGGLASMGAAVPYALAAKYAHSDRPVIALVGDGAMQMNNMAELITAAKYWRDWKDPRFIVCVFNNEDLNQVTWEQRIINGDPKFEASQRIPDVSYSRFAELIGLRGIFVDSPQLLGSAWEQALGSEMPVVLEVKTDPEVPPLPPHITLQQAKNFSLALMKGDPNESGMIKGAARQVLESILPGKQ, from the coding sequence ATGTCCCAGACCGTCTCCGACTTCATCATTCAGCGCCTGCACCAATGGGGCGTGCGCCACATCTTTGGCTATCCCGGCGACGGCATCAACGGCGTGTTCGGTGCGATGAACCGGGCGGGCGGCAAGATCGGCTTCGTGCAGGCGCGGCACGAGGAGATGGCCGCATTCATGGCCACCGCTTACGCAAAGTTCTCGGGCGAGCTCGGCGTCTGCGTTGCGACCTCTGGTCCCGGCGCCTCGCATCTCGTCACCGGGCTGTACGATGCGCTGCTCGATCACCAGCCGGTGCTGGCGATCGTCGGCCAGCAGTCGCGCAACGCGCTCGGCGGTCACTACCAGCAGGAACTCGACCTGCTCTCGATGTTCAAGGACGTCGCCGGCGCCTATGTCATGCAGGCCTCCTCGCCCGCGCAGGTGCGGCATCTGATTGACCGGTCGGTGCGGATCGCACTGGCGCGGCGGACTCCCACCGTCATCATCTTGCCCAACGACTTGCAGGAGGAGCCTTACGAGGACCCGCCCCGCGTCCACGGCACGCTGCACTCCGGTGTCGGTTACAGCCCGCCTAAAGTCATCCCTCGTGATGCCGAGCTCGACCGCGCCGCTGATATCCTCAATGCCGGCAAGAAGGTCGCGATGCTCGTCGGCGCCGGTGCGCTTCGCGCCACCGACGAAGTCATCGCGGTCGCCGACCGGCTGTCGGCGGGCTGCGCCAAGGCATTGCTCGGCAAGGCCGCGCTGCCCGACGACCTGCCATGGGTCACCGGCTCGATCGGCCTGCTCGGCACCGAGCCCAGCTACAACATGATGATGGAATGCGACACGCTGCTGATGGTGGGCTCGGCCTTTCCCTACGCCGAATTCCTGCCGCAGGAAGACAGCGCGCGCGGCGTGCAGATCGACATCGACGCCGGCATGATGTCGATCCGCTTTCCCATGGAGGTCGGCCTCGTCGGCGACGCCGCCGAAACGCTGCGGGCATTGTTGCCGCGGCTGAAACCCAAGAGCGACGGCGCCTGGCGCCAAAGCATCCAGGAGGACGTCGCGACATGGTGGAAGACGTTGGATGACCGCGCGCATCAACCCGCCGCGCCGGTCAATCCGCAGCTCGTCGCCTGGGAATTGTCTCCGCGCCTGCCCGACCGCGCCATCATCACCAGTGACTCGGGCTCCTGCGCCAATTGGTTCGCGCGGGACCTCAAGATGCGGCGCGGCATGACGGCCTCGCTCTCCGGCGGCCTCGCCTCGATGGGCGCTGCGGTGCCTTACGCGCTCGCGGCCAAATACGCCCATTCGGACCGCCCCGTGATTGCACTCGTCGGGGACGGTGCCATGCAGATGAACAACATGGCCGAGCTGATCACCGCTGCGAAGTATTGGCGCGACTGGAAGGACCCGCGTTTCATCGTCTGCGTCTTCAACAACGAGGATCTCAATCAGGTCACCTGGGAGCAGCGCATCATCAACGGTGATCCCAAGTTCGAGGCGTCGCAGCGCATTCCCGATGTCTCCTATTCGCGCTTCGCCGAGCTGATCGGCCTGCGCGGCATCTTCGTCGACAGCCCACAGCTGCTCGGCTCGGCCTGGGAGCAGGCGCTGGGAAGCGAGATGCCCGTCGTGCTGGAAGTGAAAACCGATCCCGAGGTGCCGCCGCTGCCTCCGCACATCACCTTGCAGCAGGCGAAGAACTTTTCGCTCGCCCTGATGAAGGGCGACCCGAATGAGAGCGGGATGATCAAGGGAGCAGCGCGGCAGGTGCTGGAATCGATCCTGCCCGGAAAGCAATGA
- a CDS encoding PRC-barrel domain-containing protein — MLNQAELDRNEMGRLIGSDKVEGTAVYGADRNKIGSIERVMIDKISGKVSYAVLGFGGFLGLGNDRYPLPWQSLKYDTELGGYVTAITAKDLEGAPKYGEKTDWNWSDDAAVRGINSYYGVPFA, encoded by the coding sequence ATGCTCAATCAGGCTGAACTGGACCGTAACGAGATGGGCCGGCTGATCGGAAGCGACAAGGTCGAGGGAACCGCGGTCTATGGTGCCGATCGCAACAAGATCGGTTCAATCGAACGGGTCATGATCGACAAGATCAGCGGCAAGGTCTCCTATGCGGTGCTTGGTTTCGGAGGCTTTCTCGGCCTCGGCAATGATCGCTATCCGTTGCCCTGGCAGTCGCTGAAGTACGACACCGAGCTCGGCGGTTACGTGACTGCGATCACCGCGAAGGATCTGGAAGGCGCGCCGAAATACGGTGAGAAGACGGACTGGAACTGGAGTGATGACGCCGCCGTCCGTGGCATCAACTCCTATTACGGCGTCCCCTTCGCTTGA
- a CDS encoding helix-turn-helix domain-containing protein has protein sequence MKWDTLEEEPCSLARTVAVIGDRWTLLILRECFLRVRRFEAFQSALQITRHLLSERLKKLVRFGILRRVPYSEAPKRYEYILTQKGLDLYPIIMAMVHWGDTHMGDERGRPLLHEHKSCGKLFDPVMVCSECGEVLHAKQVHVHAGPGRREAAG, from the coding sequence ATGAAATGGGACACCCTTGAGGAAGAGCCCTGCTCCCTCGCCCGCACCGTCGCCGTGATCGGCGACCGCTGGACGCTGCTGATCCTGCGCGAGTGCTTCTTGCGGGTACGGCGGTTCGAGGCGTTTCAGTCCGCGCTCCAGATCACGCGGCACCTGCTCTCGGAGCGGCTGAAGAAGCTGGTCCGCTTCGGCATCCTGCGCCGCGTCCCCTATTCCGAGGCGCCGAAGCGCTACGAATACATCCTCACCCAGAAGGGGCTCGACCTCTACCCGATCATCATGGCGATGGTGCATTGGGGCGACACCCATATGGGCGACGAGCGCGGCCGCCCGCTGCTGCACGAGCACAAGAGCTGCGGCAAGCTGTTCGACCCCGTCATGGTGTGCTCGGAATGCGGCGAGGTGCTGCATGCCAAGCAGGTGCATGTGCATGCAGGCCCGGGGCGGAGAGAAGCGGCGGGTTGA
- a CDS encoding SDR family oxidoreductase, translated as MSKRNATAAVIGAGDFIGAEIAKKFAAEGFSIFAGRRNGDKLAPLVQDIEAAGGEIHARSLDARKEDEVISFLNDADKHAPLEVCIFNVGANVNFPILDTTERVFRKVWEMACYSGFLAGREAARLMLPRGGGNIFFTGATASLRGGSGFAAFASAKFGLRAVAQAMARELGPKNIHVAHLIIDSGVDTEWVRQRRLEALGPNALDNPDLLMPPSSVANAYWQLYQQPKSAWTFEMEIRPFGEKW; from the coding sequence TTGTCCAAGCGAAACGCCACTGCGGCCGTCATCGGGGCCGGCGATTTCATCGGCGCCGAGATCGCCAAGAAGTTTGCCGCCGAAGGGTTCTCGATTTTCGCCGGTCGGCGCAATGGAGACAAGCTCGCGCCGTTGGTGCAGGATATCGAAGCCGCCGGTGGCGAGATCCATGCCCGCTCGCTCGACGCGCGGAAGGAAGATGAGGTCATCTCCTTCCTGAACGACGCAGATAAGCATGCACCGCTCGAAGTCTGCATCTTCAACGTCGGCGCCAACGTCAATTTCCCGATCCTCGACACCACCGAGCGCGTGTTTCGCAAGGTCTGGGAGATGGCCTGCTATTCCGGCTTCCTCGCCGGGCGCGAGGCGGCGCGGCTGATGCTGCCGCGCGGCGGCGGCAACATCTTCTTCACTGGTGCGACCGCAAGCTTGCGCGGCGGCAGCGGCTTTGCCGCCTTTGCCAGCGCCAAGTTCGGCCTGCGCGCGGTCGCGCAGGCGATGGCGCGCGAGCTCGGGCCGAAGAACATCCACGTCGCCCATCTCATCATCGATTCCGGCGTGGATACCGAATGGGTGCGCCAGCGCCGGCTCGAGGCGCTCGGCCCCAATGCGCTTGACAACCCCGACCTCCTGATGCCGCCGTCCTCGGTCGCGAACGCCTATTGGCAGCTTTACCAGCAGCCGAAGAGCGCCTGGACCTTCGAGATGGAGATCCGTCCGTTCGGAGAGAAATGGTGA
- a CDS encoding nitronate monooxygenase family protein yields the protein MKTAITELFGIEHPIIQGGMHFVGFAELAAAVSNAGGLGIITGLTQKTPELLAKEIARCRDMTDKPFGVNLTFLPAFSAPPYPEYIAAIVEGGIKAVETAGRSPEAYMPALKAAGIKVIHKCTSVRHSLKAERIGCDAVSVDGFECGGHPGEDDIPNMILLPRAAEELKIPFVASGGMADGRSLVAALSLGAAGMNMGTRFIATKEAPVHQNVKNALVAATELDTRLIMRALRNTERVLKNANVDRLLEIEREKGAKLTIDDIHDQVAGVYPKIMLDGQMDAGAWSCGMVAGLIHDIPSCKELIDRIMIEAETIIRGRLMGLLDGTGATRKVA from the coding sequence GTGAAGACCGCGATCACCGAACTGTTCGGCATCGAGCACCCGATCATCCAGGGCGGCATGCATTTCGTCGGCTTCGCCGAGCTGGCGGCTGCCGTCTCGAATGCCGGCGGGCTCGGCATCATCACCGGTCTCACGCAGAAGACGCCCGAGCTGCTGGCCAAGGAGATCGCGCGCTGCCGCGACATGACGGACAAGCCTTTCGGCGTCAATCTCACTTTCCTGCCAGCCTTCTCGGCGCCGCCTTATCCCGAATATATCGCGGCCATCGTCGAGGGCGGCATCAAGGCGGTGGAGACCGCAGGCCGCAGCCCGGAAGCCTACATGCCGGCGCTGAAGGCCGCCGGCATCAAGGTCATCCACAAATGCACCTCGGTGCGCCACTCGCTGAAGGCCGAGCGCATCGGCTGCGACGCCGTCAGCGTCGACGGCTTCGAGTGCGGCGGCCATCCCGGCGAGGACGACATTCCCAACATGATCCTGCTGCCGCGCGCGGCGGAGGAGTTGAAGATCCCGTTCGTCGCCTCCGGCGGCATGGCCGATGGGCGCAGCCTGGTCGCGGCGCTCTCGCTCGGCGCGGCGGGCATGAACATGGGCACGCGCTTCATCGCCACCAAGGAAGCGCCGGTGCACCAGAACGTCAAGAACGCGCTGGTCGCGGCCACCGAGCTCGACACCCGCCTGATCATGCGGGCCTTGCGCAATACCGAGCGCGTCCTGAAGAACGCCAATGTCGACCGCCTGCTCGAGATCGAGCGCGAGAAGGGCGCCAAGCTCACGATCGACGATATCCACGACCAGGTCGCGGGCGTCTATCCCAAGATCATGCTGGACGGCCAGATGGACGCCGGCGCCTGGAGCTGCGGCATGGTCGCAGGCCTGATCCACGACATCCCGTCCTGCAAGGAGCTGATCGATCGCATCATGATTGAAGCGGAAACCATCATCCGCGGCCGCCTGATGGGGTTGCTGGACGGGACAGGGGCGACGCGAAAGGTCGCCTGA
- a CDS encoding alkaline phosphatase yields the protein MATLRASRAWTRRQFLVRSASSLAIASLAKPHLSRAADRPQIAGGIQSGDVSGRSAVIWARADRPARMQVECSTVESFKTVIASASGDALPEVDLTSKLLLADLPPGQDIFYRVRFDDIATGLLSESRVGHFRTAPAARQSISFLWSGDTAGQGWGIDVSRGGYRSYRTMLDNNPDFFIHSGDHIYADCTIPSEQKLPNGETWRNIVTEEKSEVAHTLAQFRGNYKYNHLDEHFRAFHAQVPMFAQWDDHEVTNDWSPIGTYDEAGYEDDGTPRLVARARRAFFDFMPIRDIGARHGRIYRKIAYGPLLDVFMIDMRSYRDESWNKGDDHRGWILGAEQLAWLKRELAASRATWKVIAADLPIGLISLDAVALGDGPPDRREHEIADLLASIKRTGIRNIVWLTADMHYTAAHYYDPNKAQFQDFEPFWEFVSGPLHAGSWGPGELDDTFGPVVMYQNGCSAAQGDNLAPCFGLQFFGKVDIDGLTGVMTVTLKDVDNRDLWSVDIEPRPQERPAVVAQHS from the coding sequence ATGGCAACGCTCCGCGCCTCGCGCGCATGGACCCGGCGGCAGTTCCTGGTCCGCTCCGCCTCCAGTCTCGCCATCGCCTCGCTCGCGAAGCCTCATTTGAGCCGCGCCGCCGATCGGCCGCAGATCGCCGGCGGCATCCAGTCCGGCGATGTCTCCGGCCGCTCCGCCGTGATCTGGGCGCGCGCCGACCGGCCCGCGCGGATGCAGGTGGAATGCTCCACCGTCGAGAGCTTCAAGACCGTCATCGCCTCGGCCTCCGGCGATGCGCTGCCCGAGGTCGATCTCACTTCGAAGCTTCTGCTGGCGGATCTGCCGCCCGGGCAGGACATCTTCTACCGCGTCCGCTTCGACGACATCGCCACCGGTCTCCTCAGTGAAAGCCGCGTCGGCCACTTCCGCACCGCGCCGGCAGCGCGCCAGTCGATCTCGTTCCTATGGTCCGGCGACACCGCGGGGCAGGGCTGGGGCATCGACGTCTCCCGCGGAGGCTATCGCAGCTATCGCACCATGCTCGACAACAATCCGGATTTCTTCATCCACTCCGGCGATCACATCTACGCCGATTGCACGATCCCTTCCGAACAGAAGCTGCCGAACGGCGAGACCTGGCGCAACATCGTCACCGAAGAGAAATCCGAGGTTGCGCACACCCTGGCGCAGTTCCGCGGCAACTACAAATACAACCATCTCGACGAACATTTCCGCGCCTTCCATGCGCAGGTGCCGATGTTTGCGCAATGGGACGATCACGAGGTGACCAACGATTGGTCGCCGATCGGGACCTATGACGAGGCCGGTTACGAGGACGACGGCACCCCGCGCCTGGTCGCGCGGGCCCGCCGGGCCTTCTTCGACTTCATGCCGATCCGCGACATCGGCGCGCGACACGGCCGCATCTATCGCAAGATCGCCTACGGCCCGCTGCTGGACGTCTTCATGATCGACATGCGCAGCTACCGTGACGAGAGCTGGAACAAGGGCGATGATCACCGCGGCTGGATCCTGGGCGCCGAGCAGCTCGCCTGGCTGAAGCGCGAGCTCGCCGCCTCGCGCGCGACCTGGAAGGTGATCGCGGCCGATTTGCCGATCGGCCTGATCAGCCTGGATGCCGTCGCGCTCGGCGATGGGCCGCCCGACCGGCGCGAGCACGAGATCGCCGATCTGCTCGCCTCGATCAAGCGTACCGGCATCCGAAACATCGTCTGGCTCACGGCCGATATGCACTACACGGCCGCGCACTATTATGATCCGAACAAGGCGCAATTCCAGGATTTCGAGCCGTTCTGGGAGTTCGTCTCCGGCCCGCTGCATGCCGGCAGCTGGGGCCCGGGCGAGCTCGACGACACCTTCGGGCCGGTCGTGATGTACCAGAACGGCTGCAGCGCAGCGCAGGGCGACAATCTCGCTCCCTGCTTCGGCCTGCAATTCTTCGGCAAGGTCGATATCGATGGCCTGACCGGCGTGATGACCGTGACCCTGAAGGACGTCGACAACCGCGACCTCTGGTCGGTCGACATCGAGCCGCGGCCGCAGGAGCGCCCGGCGGTGGTGGCGCAGCACTCCTAG
- a CDS encoding aldo/keto reductase encodes MDNLKTQGISMPKLGLGTFRMQGDACRAAVESALSIGYRHIDTAEMYANEEAIGAAIAASGVPRGELHVTTKVWHENLGPDAIRRAFDASLKKLRLDHVDLYLVHWPSKAANWGVVFETLMELKEEGRTRAIGVANFTTALLKVAVEEIKAPIACNQVEYHAMLDQSNVLAYLQARSIPLVAYCPLAQGRFATDPVLADIGARHNATVAQVALKWLLDQDGVAAIPKASRRESQQANLDALKITLDDADRKKIAALAKDRRCVNPGFAPAWD; translated from the coding sequence ATGGACAATCTGAAGACCCAGGGCATCAGCATGCCCAAGCTCGGCCTCGGCACCTTCCGCATGCAGGGCGATGCCTGCCGTGCGGCGGTCGAGAGCGCGCTTTCCATCGGCTATCGCCACATCGACACGGCCGAGATGTACGCCAACGAGGAGGCGATCGGCGCGGCCATCGCCGCGTCCGGCGTCCCGCGCGGCGAGCTGCACGTCACGACGAAAGTCTGGCACGAGAACCTCGGCCCCGATGCGATACGCCGCGCTTTCGACGCCAGCCTCAAGAAGCTCCGGCTCGACCATGTCGACCTCTATCTCGTGCACTGGCCGTCGAAGGCCGCGAACTGGGGCGTGGTGTTCGAGACCCTGATGGAGCTCAAGGAGGAGGGGCGCACGCGCGCCATCGGCGTTGCCAATTTCACCACCGCGCTGCTCAAGGTCGCGGTCGAGGAGATCAAGGCGCCGATCGCCTGCAACCAGGTCGAATATCACGCCATGCTCGATCAATCGAATGTCCTGGCCTATCTCCAGGCGAGGTCGATCCCGCTGGTTGCCTATTGTCCGCTGGCGCAGGGGCGTTTCGCAACCGATCCGGTGCTGGCCGACATCGGCGCCAGGCACAACGCCACCGTCGCGCAGGTCGCGTTGAAATGGCTGCTCGACCAGGACGGCGTCGCCGCAATCCCGAAGGCCTCGCGTCGCGAGAGCCAGCAGGCCAATCTCGACGCGCTGAAGATCACGCTCGACGACGCCGACCGCAAAAAAATCGCCGCGCTGGCGAAGGACAGACGCTGCGTCAATCCAGGCTTCGCGCCGGCGTGGGACTAG
- a CDS encoding helix-turn-helix domain-containing protein: MLNQVMDFAGEVLPGSCAVPPYSEAAFLTELGDRLRSSRMRCDLSRRELARRSGISERYIAQIEAGKGNVSIVLLLRLASAIHGSQPQAA, from the coding sequence ATGCTGAATCAAGTCATGGATTTTGCGGGCGAGGTGCTGCCGGGGAGCTGTGCCGTACCGCCTTATTCCGAGGCCGCGTTTCTGACCGAGCTGGGCGATCGCTTGCGATCCTCCCGCATGCGCTGCGACTTGTCGCGACGGGAGCTCGCCCGCCGTTCCGGGATTTCCGAGCGCTATATCGCGCAGATCGAGGCCGGCAAGGGCAACGTCTCCATCGTCCTGTTGCTGCGGCTGGCTTCCGCGATCCACGGCAGTCAGCCACAGGCGGCCTGA
- the hpaD gene encoding 3,4-dihydroxyphenylacetate 2,3-dioxygenase produces the protein MGQLVLAAKVTHVPSLMLSEMPGSPLRAAREPAVSSLRELGRRAKERGATCFVVFDTHWLSNFGYHINANARHRGSFTSHEAPQMIQDLRYDLPGDTNLADAIAARAGDAGLNVIAHRVASLGLEYGTIVPMHYMNPDGFAKVVSIASPLFTSFEESRILGEATRRAIDESGERVAVLASGSLSHRLWPNKKLGPEAWTSVASEFNRQVDLRVLELWQSRRYREFLDMLPDYATKCNGEGGMADTIMLFAALGWYDYRGTAEQLCDYFPSSGSGQVNVEFHVDG, from the coding sequence ATGGGGCAGCTCGTACTCGCGGCCAAGGTCACCCATGTTCCATCGTTGATGCTGTCGGAGATGCCCGGCAGCCCGCTGCGGGCCGCCCGTGAGCCGGCGGTCAGCTCCTTGCGCGAGCTCGGCCGGCGGGCGAAGGAGCGCGGCGCCACCTGCTTCGTGGTGTTCGACACCCACTGGCTCTCCAATTTCGGCTACCACATCAACGCCAATGCGCGGCATCGCGGTTCGTTCACCAGCCACGAGGCGCCGCAGATGATCCAGGATCTGCGCTACGATCTCCCGGGCGATACGAATCTGGCCGACGCCATCGCTGCCAGGGCCGGAGACGCGGGCCTCAACGTCATCGCCCATCGGGTGGCCAGCCTCGGGCTCGAATACGGCACCATCGTCCCGATGCACTACATGAACCCGGACGGCTTTGCGAAGGTGGTCTCGATCGCCTCGCCGCTGTTCACCTCGTTCGAGGAGAGCCGGATCCTCGGTGAAGCCACCCGCCGGGCGATCGACGAATCCGGTGAACGGGTCGCGGTCCTCGCCAGCGGTTCGCTTTCGCATCGGCTCTGGCCCAACAAGAAGCTGGGCCCCGAGGCGTGGACATCGGTTGCCAGCGAGTTCAACCGCCAGGTCGATCTGCGCGTGCTCGAGCTGTGGCAGAGCCGCCGCTACCGCGAATTCCTCGACATGCTTCCGGACTATGCCACCAAGTGCAACGGCGAAGGTGGCATGGCGGACACCATCATGCTGTTTGCAGCCCTCGGCTGGTACGACTATCGCGGCACGGCCGAGCAGCTTTGCGACTATTTCCCATCCTCGGGCAGCGGCCAGGTCAACGTGGAATTCCACGTCGACGGGTGA